A genome region from Cyprinus carpio isolate SPL01 chromosome B23, ASM1834038v1, whole genome shotgun sequence includes the following:
- the LOC109113213 gene encoding protein FAM110C-like codes for MLKKTQASADVDASRILVKGPEFLRRQMERESEANKGRVSAVERLAATKPQYVKSQQVVGSTQEPVINIGSASVSSRGSSNGHGSVNNTANVDVEDIQSPEEDNNVVRRSSSKKRDSILLYRQKCELLRGSPGGTRRLIKKSLFPIKDKTNAFSEARGGECATRKATRVTLSISNGHSGEANGEPKGPPHRKVTETQEHERRSRRGVARSSSDISSRYSKNFADFDAFFKYCGLEGDVVESLGRENFSARSEDLGSKIRSISVSTSDDGFSRSSDGLQEDELQETSRQGSSVVERNARIIKWLYSCRNAAESGKTLRDLD; via the coding sequence ATGCTGAAGAAAACGCAAGCCTCGGCCGACGTGGACGCGTCGCGCATTCTTGTGAAGGGGCCCGAGTTCTTGAGGAGACAGATGGAGCGAGAAAGCGAGGCGAATAAAGGACGCGTCAGTGCGGTGGAGAGGTTGGCAGCCACTAAACCTCAATATGTAAAAAGCCAACAAGTGGTCGGTTCCACTCAGGAACCGGTTATCAACATCGGGTCTGCCTCCGTGAGCAGCCGAGGGTCTTCAAACGGACACGGTTCCGTTAATAACACCGCTAATGTTGATGTTGAGGATATACAGTCGCCTGAAGAAGATAATAATGTGGTGAGACGGAGCAGCTCGAAGAAACGAGACTCGATTTTACTATACAGACAAAAGTGTGAACTCTTAAGGGGATCGCCTGGCGGGACTAGGAGATTGATTAAAAAGTCGCTATTCCCCATTAAAGACAAGACAAATGCGTTTTCGGAGGCGCGCGGTGGTGAATGCGCCACGCGTAAAGCCACTCGGGTAACTTTATCCATCTCAAACGGGCACTCAGGTGAGGCAAACGGTGAGCCGAAAGGACCTCCTCACAGGAAAGTAACTGAAACCCAGGAGCACGAGCGCAGGAGCCGGAGGGGGGTGGCGCGCTCCAGCTCCGACATCAGCTCGCGCTACTCGAAAAACTTCGCGGACTTCGACGCGTTCTTCAAATACTGCGGGCTCGAGGGTGACGTCGTCGAGTCCCTGGGCAGAGAGAACTTCTCCGCGCGCTCGGAAGACCTCGGCTCCAAAATCCGGAGCATCAGTGTCTCGACTTCGGATGACGGGTTCTCGAGGAGCAGCGACGGCCTGCAGGAGGATGAGCTGCAGGAGACTTCGCGTCAGGGGTCGTCGGTGGTCGAGCGCAACGCTCGGATCATCAAGTGGCTTTACAGTTGCAGAAATGCGGCGGAGTCGGGAAAGACTCTTCGAGATCTGGATTAA
- the LOC109113216 gene encoding F-box only protein 25 isoform X1 → MPFLGQDWRSPGWSWIKTEDGWKRFEYFNHKLGDNINELSLEELDNDKENVYVGDVCEVAAKKRKKDLFNNNTKSQFLFQERWIYVQKESTRERHGYCTLGEAFNRLDFSSAIQDVRRFNYVVKLLQLIAKSQLTSLSGAAQKNYFNVLEKIVRKVLDDHQNPRLVKALLNDLSSTLCILIREVGKSVLIGNINIWVCRLETILNWQQQLNSLQIPKQVSNGMTLSDLPLHMQSNILYKFSDACDIINLGQATPTLHMLSEDRQLWKKLCKFHFAEKQFCRHLILSEKGHVDWKLMFFTLRKYYPQKEQYGDTLQFCKHCSILFWNDRHLALIFKDSGHPCTANDPDSCLTPVSPQHFIDLFKF, encoded by the exons ATGCCGTTCTTGGGCCAAGATTGGAGATCACCAGGCTGGAGCTGGATCAAAACTGAGGACGGCTGGAAACGCTTTGAATATTTCAACCACAAACTGGGAGACAACATCAATGAACTTTCCTTGGAAGA ATTGGACAATGACAAGGAGAATGTCTACGTGGGAGACGTCTGTGAAGTAGCTgccaagaagagaaaaaaagacttgTTCAACAACAACACTAAGTCACAgt tTTTGTTCCAGGAGAGGTGGATCTACGTTCAGAAGGAGAGTACGCGAGAG AGGCATGGGTACTGTACGCTTGGTGAGGCCTTCAATCGTCTAGACTTCTCCAGCGCCATTCAGGATGTGAGGCGATTCAACTATGTGGTCAAA CTTCTGCAGTTGATTGCCAAATCCCAGCTGACGTCTTTGAGTGGAGCTGCTCAGAAAAACTATTTCAATGTCCTGGAGAAGATTGTGAGAAAAG TTCTGGATGACCATCAGAACCCACGACTGGTCAAGGCGTTGCTAAATGATCTAAGCTCCACACTCTGCATCCTCATCCGAGAAGTTGGGAAGTCTGTGCTGATTGGCAACATCAACATTTGGGTCTGCCGTTTAGAAACCATCTTAAACTGGCAGCAGCAGCTCAACAGTTTACAAATTCCAAAG CAAGTTTCAAATGGCATGACACTGAGTGACCTCCCTTTGCACATGCAAAGCAACATCCTGTATAAATTTAGTGATGCCTGTGACATCATCAATCTGGGACAAGCCACACCAACACTGCACATGCTCAGTGAGGACCGGCAACTGTGGAAGAAACTGTGCAAGTTTCATTTTGCTGAGAAACAG TTCTGCAGGCACTTGATTCTGTCAGAGAAGGGCCATGTGGACTGGAAGCTGATGTTTTTCACACTTCGGAAATACTACCCTCAGAAAGAACAGTACGGAGACACGCTGCAGTTCTGCAAGCACTGTAGCATCCTCTTCTGGAAT GACAGACACCTGGCTTTGATCTTTAAG GACTCGGGACATCCTTGCACAGCGAACGACCCAGACAGCTGCCTCACCCCTGTCTCTCCTCAGCACTTCATAGACCTCTTCAAGTTCTGA
- the LOC109113216 gene encoding F-box only protein 25 isoform X2 has product MPFLGQDWRSPGWSWIKTEDGWKRFEYFNHKLGDNINELSLEELDNDKENVYVGDVCEVAAKKRKKDLFNNNTKSQFLFQERWIYVQKESTRERHGYCTLGEAFNRLDFSSAIQDVRRFNYVVKLLQLIAKSQLTSLSGAAQKNYFNVLEKIVRKVLDDHQNPRLVKALLNDLSSTLCILIREVGKSVLIGNINIWVCRLETILNWQQQLNSLQIPKQVSNGMTLSDLPLHMQSNILYKFSDACDIINLGQATPTLHMLSEDRQLWKKLCKFHFAEKQFCRHLILSEKGHVDWKLMFFTLRKYYPQKEQYGDTLQFCKHCSILFWNDSGHPCTANDPDSCLTPVSPQHFIDLFKF; this is encoded by the exons ATGCCGTTCTTGGGCCAAGATTGGAGATCACCAGGCTGGAGCTGGATCAAAACTGAGGACGGCTGGAAACGCTTTGAATATTTCAACCACAAACTGGGAGACAACATCAATGAACTTTCCTTGGAAGA ATTGGACAATGACAAGGAGAATGTCTACGTGGGAGACGTCTGTGAAGTAGCTgccaagaagagaaaaaaagacttgTTCAACAACAACACTAAGTCACAgt tTTTGTTCCAGGAGAGGTGGATCTACGTTCAGAAGGAGAGTACGCGAGAG AGGCATGGGTACTGTACGCTTGGTGAGGCCTTCAATCGTCTAGACTTCTCCAGCGCCATTCAGGATGTGAGGCGATTCAACTATGTGGTCAAA CTTCTGCAGTTGATTGCCAAATCCCAGCTGACGTCTTTGAGTGGAGCTGCTCAGAAAAACTATTTCAATGTCCTGGAGAAGATTGTGAGAAAAG TTCTGGATGACCATCAGAACCCACGACTGGTCAAGGCGTTGCTAAATGATCTAAGCTCCACACTCTGCATCCTCATCCGAGAAGTTGGGAAGTCTGTGCTGATTGGCAACATCAACATTTGGGTCTGCCGTTTAGAAACCATCTTAAACTGGCAGCAGCAGCTCAACAGTTTACAAATTCCAAAG CAAGTTTCAAATGGCATGACACTGAGTGACCTCCCTTTGCACATGCAAAGCAACATCCTGTATAAATTTAGTGATGCCTGTGACATCATCAATCTGGGACAAGCCACACCAACACTGCACATGCTCAGTGAGGACCGGCAACTGTGGAAGAAACTGTGCAAGTTTCATTTTGCTGAGAAACAG TTCTGCAGGCACTTGATTCTGTCAGAGAAGGGCCATGTGGACTGGAAGCTGATGTTTTTCACACTTCGGAAATACTACCCTCAGAAAGAACAGTACGGAGACACGCTGCAGTTCTGCAAGCACTGTAGCATCCTCTTCTGGAAT GACTCGGGACATCCTTGCACAGCGAACGACCCAGACAGCTGCCTCACCCCTGTCTCTCCTCAGCACTTCATAGACCTCTTCAAGTTCTGA
- the LOC122141908 gene encoding testis development-related protein-like: MFKKSKSKVLVDEASEEDDVSWHHEHARKDKDSEGTEEVLSPSTKDSKLKKVKSKREKGDKKLFPSQDDEHFLLTGVTVSHRRGSAKKNWEDDKSKAHPEKDKAHCLWDSITMTMKQITPTKKIDKIEGWEPPQLNDGMEEENNEPEKRSDSSPLSSPLSLSLPHSLGLPSWVGLGSEEDSSRYASLTESQTGGPAQWAARARDKLAAVRRRSPASLSENNWEGLK; the protein is encoded by the exons ATGTTCAAGAAGAGCAAGAGCAAAGTTCTGGTGGATGAAGCTTCAGAGGAGGACGACGTGTCGTGGCATCACGAGCACGCGAGGAAG GATAAAGACTCTGAGGGAACGGAGGAAGTTCTGAGCCCCTCAACAAAG GATTCCAAATTAAAGAAGGTTAAATCAAAGCGAGAAAAAGGAGACAAGAAGTTGTTTCCATCTCAGGACGATGAGCACTTCTTGCTGACAGGAGTCACGGTCTCTCACAGAAGAGG GTCTGCTAAGAAAAACTGGGAGGACGACAAGAGTAAAGCGCACCCAGAAAAAGACAAAGCACACTGTCTGTGGGACAGCATCACAATGACGATGAAGCAAATCACACCCACAAAGAAGATCGACAAGATTGAGGGCTGGGAGCCGCCTCAGCTGAACGACGGAATGGAGGAGGAAAACAATGAGCCGGAGAAGAGGAGCGACTCGTCCCCGCTGTCCTCCCCTCTGTCACTGTCTCTGCCGCATTCTCTGGGTTTGCCATCCTGGGTTGGCTTGGGTTCGGAGGAGGACTCGTCTCGTTACGCCAGTCTGACTGAATCACAGACGGGTGGCCCTGCCCAGTGGGCGGCTCGGGCACGAGATAAATTAGCCGCCGTTCGTCGCCGAAGTCCAGCCAGCCTATCAGAAAATAATTGGGAGGGGCTAAAATGA